A portion of the Pseudorasbora parva isolate DD20220531a chromosome 1, ASM2467924v1, whole genome shotgun sequence genome contains these proteins:
- the LOC137087137 gene encoding zinc finger and SCAN domain-containing protein 25-like, with amino-acid sequence MLDLRADQERRFEAIVRGQQEDRERFRSWIDREVRTEAAGLASAPVHVPLHKMGPQDDPEAFIDLFQKAAEACGWPRAQWPVRLIPLLTGEAQAAAQQLPVANLLEYEDLKRAIIQRVGRTPEQHRQRFRSLEWGEAGRPFAMAQQLRDACRKWLLAGGSDVDHIVDLVVLEQFIARLPKKTAEWVQCHRPTSLTTAINLAEDHLVACPGVGEPLLTSPSLSPPSVSPSRPVPLPRSRPPGPHRVPPGGRGGMGPGPSGSSRAPPRGAGPLGAGGDNGSGFTPSPRSFSNPLPAAGVAGKPGLACWRCGDPDHFVDRCPRMDIGTMIRIPDVQRTTPDQAGEYQIP; translated from the exons atgctggacctgcgggcggaccaggagcgccgcttcgaggccatcgtccgcggccagcaagaggaccgcgagaggttccggagctggatcgaccgggaggttcgcaccgaagccgccgggctcgccagcgcaccggtccacgtgcccctacacaagatggggccacaggacgatcccgaggccttcatagacctattccagaaggccgcggaggcctgcgggtggccccgggcacagtggccggtgcgcctcattccTCTGCTGaccggagaagcccaggcggccgcccaacaactgccggtggcgaacctcctggaatatgaagacctgaagagggccatcatccagcgggtcggccggaccccagagCAGCACCGCCAGAGGTTCCGCTCGCTGGAGTGgggcgaggccggccgacccttcgcgatggcccaacagctccgggacgcgtgccgcaaatggctattggccggtggaagcgacgtggaccacatcgtcgatctggtggtactggagcagtttatcgctcggctacccaagaagaccgccgagtgggtccagtgccaccggcccacgtcgctgacgacggccatcaacctggcggaggaccatctggtggcgtgcccgggggtcggcgagcccctactaacctctccctctctctctcccccctctgtctctccctctcgccctgtccctctccccaggtcccgtccTCCAGGCCCTCATCGCGTTCCCCCcggaggccggggtgggatgggcccagGACCATCcgggagttcgcgggctccgcccaggggggcggggccgctaGGGGCGGGTGGCGACAATGGCTCCGGTTTCACaccctccccgcgctcattttccaacccactccccgccgcaggggtggcgggtaagcctgggctggcctgctggcggtgcggtgatccggatcattttgtggaccgatgtccgaggatggacatcgggacaatgatccggatcccggacgtccagcggaccacccccgatcaagcaggagagtaccaaattcct taa
- the LOC137070627 gene encoding uncharacterized protein, with translation MLFTLLGLYALYQRERKKPNNTQNENEDQSDDGEPSYQDITSDPEVCCTAEEPVTGDPEIDDQDHQDQSKEELVTCDPKVDDHDQSKQELVTCDPKVDDHDQSKQELVSSDPEVDDHDQSKQELVTCDPEVDDHDQSKEELVSSDPEVNDHDQSKQELVSSDPEVDDHDQSKEELVTSDPKVDDHDQSKEEPVTGDPEVDDHNQSKEELVTGDPEVDDHDQSKGEPVTGDPEVEGDHYDQSIEGLIISDPEVEDDHYDQSIEGLIISDPEVEDEHYDQSIEGLIISDPEVEDDHYDQSIEGLIISDPEVEDDHYDQSIEGLIISDPEVEDEHYDQSIEGLIISDPEVEDDHYDQSIEGLIISDPEVEDEHYDQSIEGLIISDPEVEDDHYDQSIEGLIISDPEVEDEHYDQSIEGLIISDPEVEDGHYDQSIEGLIISDSEVEDDHYDQSIEGLIISDPHGDEDSSEDDEDSSDDDVFYSALEDIVAPQLSPLGKKRTLRGQFDHHDQSKGEPVTGDPEVEDDHYDQSIEGLIISDPHDDEDSSDDDVFYSALEDIVAPQLSLLDKKRTLRDINSCCYGIGIKLGQGGFGAVHAATRLKDNLQVAVKFASKEHAKFVSVDRYSTPVPLEVALHIRANQLRVPQIIQLLDWQDEADCYIMVMERPMPCQSLDDFLESYTGTMDEEDLARIIMWQTIFAVQTCCQLGVFHRDIKLENLLINPDTLEVKLIDFGCGEFLTSAGYTSFAGTEEFFPPEYWIKGRYYGEQTTVWSLGILLFVILCGHFPKSRDMEKLLKENMWSRDGLSQECCDFICCCLKLDPEKRIKLDNVNLHNWFKM, from the exons CCTGAAGTTTGCTGCACTGCAGAGGAGCCAGTCACTGGTGACCCTGAAATCGATGATCAAGATCATCAAGACCAGTCAAAGGAAGAACTAGTCACCTGTGACCCTAAAGTCGATGATCACGACCAGTCAAAGCAAGAACTAGTCACCTGTGACCCTAAAGTCGATGATCACGACCAGTCAAAGCAAGAACTAGTCAGCAGTGACCCTGAAGTCGATGATCACGACCAGTCAAAGCAAGAACTAGTTACCTGTGACCCTGAAGTCGATGATCACGACCAGTCAAAGGAAGAACTAGTCAGCAGTGACCCTGAAGTCAATGATCACGACCAGTCAAAGCAAGAACTAGTCAGCAGTGACCCTGAAGTCGATGATCACGACCAGTCAAAGGAAGAACTAGTCACCAGTGACCCTAAAGTCGATGATCACGACCAGTCAAAGGAAGAACCAGTCACTGGTGACCCTGAAGTTGATGATCACAACCAGTCAAAGGAAGAACTAGTCACCGGTGACCCTGAAGTCGATGATCACGACCAGTCAAAGGGAGAACCAGTCACTGGTGACCCTGAAGTTGAAGGTGACCATTACGACCAGTCAATTGAGGGCCTTATCATTAGTGACCCTGAAGTTGAAGATGACCATTACGACCAGTCAATTGAGGGCCTTATCATTAGTGACCCTGAAGTTGAAGATGAGCATTACGACCAGTCAATTGAGGGCCTTATCATTAGTGACCCTGAAGTTGAAGATGACCATTACGACCAGTCAATTGAGGGCCTTATCATTAGTGACCCTGAAGTTGAAGATGACCATTACGACCAGTCAATTGAGGGCCTTATCATTAGTGACCCTGAAGTTGAAGATGAGCATTACGACCAGTCAATTGAGGGCCTTATCATTAGTGACCCTGAAGTTGAAGATGACCATTACGACCAGTCAATTGAGGGCCTTATCATTAGTGACCCTGAAGTTGAAGATGAGCATTACGACCAGTCAATTGAGGGCCTTATCATTAGTGACCCTGAAGTTGAAGATGACCATTACGACCAGTCAATTGAGGGCCTTATCATTAGTGACCCTGAAGTTGAAGATGAGCATTACGACCAGTCAATTGAGGGCCTTATCATTAGTGACCCTGAAGTTGAAGATGGCCATTACGACCAGTCAATTGAGGGCCTTATCATTAGTGACTCTGAAGTTGAAGATGACCATTACGACCAGTCAATTGAGGGCCTTATCATTAGTGACCCTCACGGCGATGAGGACTCAAGTGAGGACGATGAGGACTCAAGTGACGACGATGTCTTTTACAGTGCACTAGAGGACATTGTGGCACCTCAGTTGAGCCCGCTGGGTAAAAAGAGAACCCTTAGGGGTCAGTTTGACCATCACGACCAGTCAAAAGGAGAACCAGTCACCGGTGACCCTGAAGTTGAAGATGACCATTACGACCAGTCAATTGAGGGCCTTATCATTAGTGACCCTCACGACGATGAGGACTCGAGTGATGACGACGTCTTTTACAGTGCACTAGAGGACATTGTGGCACCTCAGTTGAGCCTGCTGGATAAAAAAAGAACCCTTAGGG ACATAAATTCCTGCTGCTATGGAATTGGCATCAAACTGGGTCAAGGAGGCTTTGGAGCTGTTCATGCAGCGACTCGTTTAAAAGATAACCTTCAG GTGGCAGTGAAATTTGCGTCCAAAGAGCATGCAAAATTTGTCAGTGTT GACCGCTATTCCACACCAGTTCCCCTCGAGGTTGCTCTACATATTCGAGCAAATCAGCTCAGGGTTCCTCAAATAATCCAGCTTCTGGACTGGCAGGATGAAGCTGACTGCTACATTATGGTGATGGAGCGGCCCATGCCCTGTCAGTCCTTGGATGACTTCTTAGAGAGCTACACGGGCACCATGGATGAGGAGGATTTAGCCCGTATTATCATGTGGCAGACAATATTTGCAGTGCAGACGTGCTGCCAGCTTGGAGTGTTCCACAGGGATATAAAGCTAGAAAACCTGCTGATTAACCCGGACACTCTTGAAGTCAAATTAATAGACTTCGGATGCGGCGAATTTCTTACCTCTGCGGGTTACACATCCTTTGCTG GCACAGAAGAGTTCTTCCCTCCAGAGTATTGGATCAAGGGCAGGTACTACGGGGAACAAACAACAGTGTGGTCACTCGGCATACTGTTGTTTGTTATACTGTGTGGGCATTTTCCCAAGAGCCGAGACATGGAGAAGCTCCTCAAAGAAAACATGTGGAGCAGAGATGGCTTGTCACAAG AATGCTGCGATTTTATTTGCTGTTGTCTGAAGCTCGACCCAGAGAAGCGGATTAAACTGGACAATGTCAATCTCCACAACTGGTTTAAG aTGTGA